TGTCAAACTGCCAACAAAAGGAACAGCAACTCATTTAGAAAACCAAGATAAAAAGTTATTGAATATTACAAGTACTTCAAGCAAAGTTTGGAACACCAACCTGCCAATAGCCTTTCTGCGTCACCGGAACATATGTGTGCTCACCCTTGTAATGATTAGGAtccaccccaccaaaaacaaTCTCACCCCCTTCTTCTTCATCAGCATTTCGGTTAAACCAAAAAGAGAAAACTGGTTCTTTAACAAGACCTTGATTGACCATGTTATACCTGGAACAATTCAAGATTACCATCTTGAAACTAGAAGGCAAAcataacaggaaaaaaaaatcgttaACATCCCACATAAGTTAGAGGTGCAATAAGATACCACAGAGGTACAGCATTTCCAACTGAGATCTCTTGAAATCCAAGGCCAAGTATGCCATCAAACTTGGCCACCAAAAATGTGATGCTTGGTTCCCTAGTTGCCTCAATAAATTCCTGCAAAGACCACTTTTATCAGTAAAAGGGAAACCGCCGAGAGCTCAAGTATAGATGCACATATATGTATAAACTAGTACCAAGACCTTGAAATTACCTGACCCTTGACCACAAGATCACCAACTTTTACATGGTCTTGACTAAAGTACCCAGAAATAGCTCCAGTTCCATAATGGATATCAGCTGGCTTACCTGCGtcatgtattaaataaaaatcttacTGTCATTTGTAGGAAAGTTTCACCAATCATAGTACACATCCATTCATTTATGCACCATCGTGAAGAACTTATAAAGAGATTCGCCTGACATCTTTTACTTGGCAATTTTTGAGGCAAGATTAAAATCATGGGGCTGAAAATTTATTTCCACAAGAGGGGgcatttaaaaagattatatatacaAGCGTGACAAGGCAGTTAAGGGTAAGGTATTGAGCAAGAATGCTTATACTGCTCAACTATAGAGCTTAAACCAGATTTACACACGAAATCTTGGTGCCCATTAGTCAGTCACAACACACTCTcgtatgaaataatataaccTATAACGCGGGATGTTTACAGTTCAAAGATTTCTAGATTACATTGGTGAAAATCAATTGCAGTCTAAAAACTTGGAAGAATTCCAATGAGAGAAGACAAGCATTTCATGGCCATtaaatggaaaggaaaaaaaaaaaaaagaacaaacaaacaaaccattCTTCTTGTAGGTACTCGAACCGCTTGACTTGTACTTGGAATGGAAATAGCATGCAACCTGGACCCAGATGAAACACATTAACATTCTCTCCCATTAAAATTTACGTGAAAATTAATTTCAATGAATCAGATATCCAATAGAAAATTTAAGCACAACTCACCGAGAAATAACACTTAGAAGAAGGTACCCACAAGTTAGAACTACCAGTGTCGAATATTACTGTGAACTTCTGAGGAGGAGTACCGATACCGATCTCACCAAAATATTGGGCATCCATGTAATTCTTTAGAGCTACAATATCAGTATCCTCTGGATCTCCTGAGTTCCCACGAAGATGATATTTCCTAACAGAAGCTTTCCGAGCCTTCCCTTCCTTTGACTCAAGCTGAGCAGCAACCCGGTCATTTTGATCAAACTTCCTCTTTTTTATTTCGACTCTAACCAACCCACCATTGGAAGCCGAAAAGACCAAGGGAAACAAAAGCAAGCAAAAGAAGAAGGAAGCCACAACGGGCTTGAGTTTGGCACCCATGTTGTTACCTGTGAACTGGGAAATTCAATTTCTTCATGAAGAAAATATACTAATAAAATGCAGTTAGTATTATCATAGACAAGCTGCAAAACCAATCAAGCTGCAGTTAGTCCACCACTGCTTGAGTCAAGTTCCAATCTCACCCACCCACAAGCGGTTACTACTTACCATACCAGCTCAAGTCCACACATGAAACCTCGGAGATATAACCCCATCTGCCAGCATTTTGCATCAAGTAATCTAGCATAACTTCTAATGCAGAACCAAGCCCGGGATGTCTGAGCAAATAGCTCATCCCAAGCCTGCCCCTTGACCACTAGGCCGCACCCTAACTGGTGTTATAAGTGGAGAATCTAAAATGCGAGAAAAAACATGTAATCAACGCATCACTCCATCTTTTTTCAACCTCTATCATCTTCATGAGGtaacaaagaattgaaaatagatataataataaCTACCACAATTTCTCTTGTTTGTTCTCTAACAAATGCGACACCACGTAAATAAAGCCATGTGGTTGCAGTACACAACTAAATGAAGGCTTAACTTCTCTCTGGTCACAAAAAGTGCAAATTATAAGActtaaagaaatttatttttcccaGTTCCAAAGCAGACAAAAGTAAGAAAACGCCTAACAGGATTTCACCCTTAATGACAAAGATAGAAATCCACTGTGCAAAACTAGAGCCTATTGTGAACCCTAAGCGGTAGTTCAGTTGgtcaggccttgggtttgctccccaatTGTCACCAGTTCAAGTCCCCTCAAGGCCACTAAAGGTTTACCTGGccgttaacttcagggcccCGTGGGATTAGTCAAGGTGTGCGCAAGCTGGCCCGAACACCCACggatatccaaaaaaaaaaaactagagccTATTGTGATTGTTATGATTAAAGCTATTTCAATTCTTTATTACCTCATGAACAAAATAGAGGTTTAATCGGTACTGCCATATGCTACAACCGTACTACcttaatttgtataatttttttgcttatttttcTGCTATGTGATCTGTTTCGGCTTCAATTGAAACACTAGCTTAGCATGCAAACACGGTAATTCCCTAACCCTCTGTTTCTTTCCAGAGGaggaaaaaagaacaaagaaaaaacataaatagaTAAAACTATGAATAACACATACTCTGTCATTCTGGTTTCCGAAATcttaaattcaagaaaaaaaatctatttatcatcatttttatagtTATCTCCTGAACATCAAGATATGGCATCATCAATAGATTGACAGAAAGTGATACATATCAAACAgttttcaatcatttaataacacatcatgggatgatgatgatgataaaaacAATGATCAGTAGCATTACTCTTCAAGTGGTGATAATTTCACTCAATTATGTTAAAGTTTCTCGGTTTCTCCGCATGAATTATCGAAGTCCTGAAGCTAGAAATCTAAA
This Carya illinoinensis cultivar Pawnee chromosome 11, C.illinoinensisPawnee_v1, whole genome shotgun sequence DNA region includes the following protein-coding sequences:
- the LOC122281420 gene encoding aspartic proteinase-like isoform X2, with the protein product MGAKLKPVVASFFFCLLLFPLVFSASNGGLVRVEIKKRKFDQNDRVAAQLESKEGKARKASVRKYHLRGNSGDPEDTDIVALKNYMDAQYFGEIGIGTPPQKFTVIFDTGSSNLWVPSSKCYFSVACYFHSKYKSSGSSTYKKNGKPADIHYGTGAISGYFSQDHVKVGDLVVKGQEFIEATREPSITFLVAKFDGILGLGFQEISVGNAVPLWYNMVNQGLVKEPVFSFWFNRNADEEEGGEIVFGGVDPNHYKGEHTYVPVTQKGYWQFDMGDVMIDGETTGFCGSGCSAIADSGTSLLAGPTTIITQVNHAIGATGVVSQECKAVVAEYGETIIKMLLQKDQPKKICSQIGLCTFDGTRGVSIGIESVVDDDTRKASGSLRDTMCSTCEMAVVWMQNQLKQNQTQDRIINYANDLCDRLPSPMGESAVDCASLSSMPNVSFTIGGRVFDLRPEQYVLKVGEGDAAQCISGFTALDVPPPRGPLWILGDVFMGRYHTVFDYGNQRIGFAEAA
- the LOC122281420 gene encoding aspartic proteinase-like isoform X1, which produces MSYLLRHPGLGSALEVMLDYLMQNAGRWGYISEVSCVDLSWYGNNMGAKLKPVVASFFFCLLLFPLVFSASNGGLVRVEIKKRKFDQNDRVAAQLESKEGKARKASVRKYHLRGNSGDPEDTDIVALKNYMDAQYFGEIGIGTPPQKFTVIFDTGSSNLWVPSSKCYFSVACYFHSKYKSSGSSTYKKNGKPADIHYGTGAISGYFSQDHVKVGDLVVKGQEFIEATREPSITFLVAKFDGILGLGFQEISVGNAVPLWYNMVNQGLVKEPVFSFWFNRNADEEEGGEIVFGGVDPNHYKGEHTYVPVTQKGYWQFDMGDVMIDGETTGFCGSGCSAIADSGTSLLAGPTTIITQVNHAIGATGVVSQECKAVVAEYGETIIKMLLQKDQPKKICSQIGLCTFDGTRGVSIGIESVVDDDTRKASGSLRDTMCSTCEMAVVWMQNQLKQNQTQDRIINYANDLCDRLPSPMGESAVDCASLSSMPNVSFTIGGRVFDLRPEQYVLKVGEGDAAQCISGFTALDVPPPRGPLWILGDVFMGRYHTVFDYGNQRIGFAEAA